One region of Kazachstania africana CBS 2517 chromosome 3, complete genome genomic DNA includes:
- the PHM7 gene encoding Phm7p (similar to Saccharomyces cerevisiae PHM7 (YOL084W); ancestral locus Anc_3.119) codes for MAADTSSSTSAFVTTLIFNLIVGGIFLLLFVLFRQREKRVYQPRTLTDVQTLPEEQRIDTIPPSKNKFFDWIPYILTKPHSFVIQHAGVDGYFYLRYMGIFITSTVIIMCLVLPILLPVNATNGNNLKGFEILSFANVKNKNRFYAHVFLSWIVFLFLIYVIYKELYYYVVFRHAMQTSPLYDGLISSRTVILTELKDEFNEGEFKNEFPESSSITFAYDLSDLDDTCKERSKNSQKLEKALNKVINKSVKKRKKAEKKGKLDKLYDDGKKPQDDLETYVPFKKRPHHRTGPWYFPPIYPIFHRKKVNTIQHCSHEIVDLNEKVADLQKNYKDNTRLRTVFVQFENQIDAQKCYQTLAGNDLSDAFGKRFICSAPDDIIWDNVNITTGRRRIRRILGNTFLTLMIIFWAIPVAVVGCISNINFLTQKIPFLRWINNLPNVLMGLITGLLPTILLAILMSLVAPIITKVGKLSGCITYQQNSKFIQRWYFAFQVIQVFIVTTLASSAAATVEAIINDPSSAMTLLANNLPKASNFYIFYFLLLALTTPTSNLLQAVTLVLAKLTPFLDSTPRAKWLRYNKLSQPNYSVLYPTVQILAIIEICYMIIAPILMIFSTLAFVLTYIATLYNILFVMAPSDHDNRGRNYPWALFQIFVGIYLSEVCLLGLFIMAKSWGPLVLEVVILVATAFLHIFLKWRFNTLIDHDFVPLSAIHLSRGELRYLYPQDDLGLGEINELAKSTKQGFENDETGGVIRIATERELEHAGILPNEEETGDNDMDTKTNVEEQRKLSSFTGTTMSSNGVSTFINEDGRFRKFSYTDVERLRSEYGYRDQESNGGDRLGPEGAIVTNADYGNIVYSDPNAVTNDTSAFPRNINRNVVKQRIVNFFSPKKSYPFASMRRRLPHAFNTVVEYDPTYMLNAYTDPFVFEHKPIIWICKDPMGVSKKEINELKVIGADVRDDFTEYDDKGRPIFTFNPPDYENPAKK; via the coding sequence ATGGCAGCTGACACAAGTTCATCGACATCTGCCTTCGTTACCACTctcattttcaatctcaTCGTAGGTGGTATATTTTTACTTCTCTTTGTCCTCTTCCGCCAAAGGGAGAAAAGAGTATACCAACCGAGAACACTAACTGACGTTCAAACGCTACCTGAAGAACAGAGAATAGACACTATACCTCCATcaaagaataaattttttgattggATCCCTTACATTCTAACAAAACCACATTCTTTTGTCATTCAACATGCCGGTGTAGATGGTTATTTCTATCTTCGTTACATGGGAATTTTCATAACTTCTACCGTAATAATAATGTGTCTAGTGCTCCCTATACTTTTACCGGTTAATGCGACAAACGGCAACAATCTTAAAGGGTTCGAAATATTGTCATTCGCTAAtgttaaaaataaaaatagatTTTACGCTCACGTATTTTTATCGTGGATCgtgtttcttttcttaatttaCGTCATCTACAAGGAATTGTACTACTATGTCGTATTTAGACATGCCATGCAAACCTCGCCTCTCTATGACGGTTTAATATCTTCGAGAACTGTAATCCTTACTGAATTGAAGgatgaattcaatgaaggtgaatttaaaaatgaatttccagaatcttcttcaataacATTTGCCTATGATTTGTCAGATTTGGATGATACATGTAAAGAACGTTCTAAAAATTCTCAAAAATTAGAGAAGGCTCTCAATAAAGTAATTAATAAGTCTGttaaaaagagaaagaaagctgaaaagaaaggtAAATTAGATAAATTGTACGATGACGGTAAGAAACCACAGGATGATCTAGAAACTTATGTAcctttcaagaaaagaccACACCATAGAACAGGTCCTTGGTATTTCCCCCCAATATATCCAATATTTCATAGGAAAAAAGTTAATACCATTCAACATTGCTCTCATGAAATTGtagatttgaatgaaaaagttgctgatcttcaaaaaaattacaaagacAATACAAGATTAAGGACCGTTTTTgtacaatttgaaaatcaaattgatgCTCAAAAATGTTATCAAACTTTAGCAGGTAATGATCTTTCAGATGCTTTTGGTAAAAGATTTATTTGTTCTGCACCCGATGATATAATTTGGGATAACGTCAATATAACTACAGGCAGAAGACGTATAAGAAGAATATTAGGAAATACTTTCTTGACTCTcatgataattttttgggCTATCCCAGTAGCTGTCGTCGGTTGTATCTCCAATATCAACTTCTTAACTCAAAAAATCCCTTTTTTACGTTGGATTAATAATCTTCCAAATGTATTAATGGGTTTAATTACTGGTCTTTTACCAACTATCTTGTTAGCTATATTGATGTCTTTGGTAGCACCAATAATTACAAAAGTTGGTAAATTATCTGGTTGCATTACTTATCAACaaaattctaaatttaTTCAACGCTGGTATTTTGCATTTCAAGTGATTCAAGTTTTTATTGTTACTACTCTTGCTTCTTCTGCAGCAGCTACTGTTGAAGCAATCATTAACGATCCTTCTTCTGCAATGACTTTATTGGCAAATAACTTACCAAAGGCCTCTAATTTCTAcatcttttatttcttaCTCCTGGCCTTAACGACACCGACAAGTAATCTTCTACAAGCTGTTACATTGGTGCTAGCAAAATTAACACCATTTTTGGATTCAACTCCAAGGGCAAAATGGTTACGTTACAATAAATTATCACAACCAAATTATTCAGTACTTTATCCTACAGTCCAAATTCTAGcaataattgaaatttgttACATGATAATCGCAccaattttgatgattttttcCACTTTAGCATTTGTTTTGACTTACATTGCCACCTTATATAACATATTGTTTGTGATGGCACCATCAGATCATGACAATCGTGGAAGAAATTATCCATGGGCTCTTTTCCAAATCTTTGTTGGTATTTATCTCTCTGAAGTCTGTCTATTAGGTCTTTTCATTATGGCTAAATCCTGGGGACCATTAGTGTTGGAAGTGGTTATATTGGTAGCTACTGCATTCctacatatttttttgaaatggaGGTTCAATACATTAATTGATCATGATTTTGTACCATTGAGTGCAATTCATCTATCGAGAGGTGAATTAAGGTATTTGTACCCTCAAGATGACTTGGGTCTCGGAGAAATAAATGAACTGGCAAAATCCACAAAGCAAGGTTTCGAAAATGACGAAACTGGCGGTGTCATCAGGATTGCTACAGAGAGAGAGTTAGAGCATGCAGGTATTTTACCAAATGAGGAAGAAACGGGTGATAATGATATGGATACAAAGACAAACGTTGAAGAACAAAGAAAGTTAAGTAGTTTTACCGGAACTACCATGAGTTCTAATGGTGTAAGTACTTTCATTAACGAAGACGgaagatttagaaaatttagTTATACCGATGTGGAGAGATTAAGATCAGAATATGGATATAGGGACCAAGAAAGTAATGGAGGTGACCGACTAGGTCCTGAAGGTGCAATTGTAACCAACGCTGACTATGGTAACATAGTTTACAGTGACCCAAATGCTGTTACAAACGATACTAGTGCATTCCCAAGAAATATTAACAGAAACGTGGTCAAGCAACGTAttgtcaatttcttcagtccaaaaaaaagttatcCATTTGCAAGTATGAGACGCAGGCTACCACATGCATTCAATACGGTGGTCGAATACGACCCTACCTACATGCTAAATGCCTATACAGACCCTTTTGTTTTTGAGCATAAACCCATTATTTGGATTTGCAAGGATCCAATGGGAGtatcaaagaaagaaattaatgaacTGAAAGTTATTGGAGCTGATGTGAGAGATGATTTCACCGAGTATGATGACAAGGGAAGGCCCATATTCACATTCAATCCACCGGATTATGAAAATCCAGCAAAGAAGTAG